The Entelurus aequoreus isolate RoL-2023_Sb linkage group LG08, RoL_Eaeq_v1.1, whole genome shotgun sequence genome segment TTactagccgatattatcggctgatatatgcgttaaaatgtaatatcggaaattatcggtatcgtttttttaattatcagtatcgtttttttggggttttttttaattaaattaaattaacataaaaaacacaagatacacttacaattagtgcaccaacccaaaaaacctccctcccccatttacactcattcacacaaaagggttgtttctttctgttattaatattgtggttcctacattatatatcaatatatatcaatacagtcagcaagggatacagtccgtaagcacacatgattgtgcgtgctgctggtccactaatagtactaacctttaacagttaattttactaattttcattcattactagtttctatgtaactgtttttatattgttttactttcttttttattcaagaaaatgtttttaatttatttatcttattttactaattttttaaaaaagtaccttatcttcaccatacctggttgtccaaattaggcataataatgtgttaattccacgactgcatatatcggttgatatcggtatcggttgatttctgtatcggtaattaaagagttggacaatatcggaatatcggataccggcaaaaagccattatcggacatccctaattattactttaaaaatttcactttaaaatgttttatgtggaaaaaatattgcatatattgtgtggttgccataaaaaaacatcaatgttttatttgacaaaagagcataatacaaacaaaataatagttcaaacgtaaaatcgacagatatatctgaagttgatcttgtaatttaagtgttaaaagtaaaaaaaaactaataaaagtgtatcactttatgagtgggggaccttttggatccataatatatttagtaggattttatttaacatttcactgattactcaaaaatatgaaataataaaaatcaatggtgtcctgcattattgatcttttagggctctaattactaaatactgcatatttcagttttactataaaaaacaaagttgtctttgacagaaaaggcataaaaccttttttttaattttttttttaactttatatcaacctgaagttgatatagagatttactgtaagcgttaaataaaaaataataataatttgacttatttttttacattttaaagactgagaccctttatggtccccgggagccctaaaggttaaaaaaaaaaaaaaaatccatatattttgttaaggtttgaaaatgaaaaatatcaaaatggcccccgcatgcttaaatttttccgtgtgcggccctcagttaaaaaagtttggacacccctgggataAGTGATTCCATTTTGGTGGTGATTCTGGATCATCTCTACTACGTTACCTTATGTTTACGTTATGAGCCTCCActtctctgtgtgtgtatgctaggGGCCCCacttccacccacagagacaactGGAGTGTACtaaactgacaagagggttcactcttgtCTTTCATTCTGTTGTAGATAGCTCAAACAGTTATAGGCGGAATTTAACTGAAGTTTTCTGAATtgatcagaaatgggataagaaacAAGTGATGGTGAACTGTATCACCGTCTGCattagggatttaaaaaaaattttttttactattgggaGATAGGGGCTGGCAGAGGTCTGCGCACCCCACTACTGCATCATTTTGCATGTGAAAACATGTCACAGCTAAATATAACctggccttaaaggggaactgcactgtttttagAATCCTGCCTATAAtacacaatccctatgtaagacaagcacacatgtttttttaaaatgcattctaagtagggatgtccgataatggctttttgccgatatccgatattgtccaactctttaattaccgataccgatatcaaccgataccgatatcaaccgatatatgcagtcgtggaattaacacattattatgcctaatttggacaaccatgtatggtgaagataaggtactttttaaaaaataaaataaaataagataactaaattaaaaacattttcttgaataaaaaagaaagtaaaacaatataaaaacagttacatagaaactagtaattaatgaaaatgagtaaaattaactgttaaatcatcccatcagtcagcatcccagtgacagcagacattgtacagtaagcggtTGTTTTATTATGTACGTAGTTTGTCTTTCTTGTTGAGCTCTTAGCAATCGTGCTATTCGCTGGatatgcttatcactcagcttctaaaacttgtagctcgtcCTCCATGTATTCAGGCTAAAACACAGAAGGTTCTGGAtcgtcatttgtcccaaagtcgtcgtcggctctcatgaagtctgccctTGATTAGTAGCAGTTGTTGAAGGAAAGCGCGATCGTAGTGATGCGTCCGAAATGAATAcactgccgtatgcttaaaatgagcaaaatatgtcaatattacatgttattatgaatgtgtacATTAGGGGtgaccaaagtgcggcccgggggccatttgcggcccgcaggtaattttttaacggccctgtggcacattctaaaaaacacaataaaaaaaacaaacagtggtataaaagaacaaacaggtgaaatgtaacaagaacatgttgcaatgtttactctaatgcaGGCtatttatttcttcaaaaaaaaaaaaagaataaaaatcaatgttattatgaattattgacctattcaaggctccaattacttcacattaaatattccactttgagattttttttggggaaattatgcatatttagtgtttgccatttaaaaaacagagttttttttattgttttaaaagaAGCGCCTGAAAcgaacaaacacaaaaacataaaGAACAATAAAACTTCTAatatggatctgaagttgatcttgtgttaaaagtagggatgtccgataatatcggcctgccgataaatgcgttaaaatgtaatatcggaaattatcggtatcggtttttttattatctgtatcaggtttttttttttttaaattttattaaatccacataaaaaacacaagatacacttacaattagtgcaccaacccaaaaaacctccctcccccatttacactcattcacacaaaagggttgtttctttgttatcaatattctgcttcctacattatatatcaatatatatcaatacagtctgcaagggatacagtccgtaagcacacatgattgtgcgtgctgctgctccactaatagtactaacctttaacagttaattttactcattttcattaattactagtttctatgtaactgtttttatattgttttactttcttttttattcaagaaaatgtttttaatttagttatcttattttattttttaaaaagtaccttatattcaccatacatggttgtccaaattaggcataataatgtgttaattccacgactgcatatatcggttgatatcggtatcggtaattaaagagttggacaatatcggatatcggcaaaaagccattatcggacatccctagttaaaagttttttaaaaaagtatgatttatttttttaaactttactgagcaggacccttttggatccccaataattttagtgggacttttttcaagtgtgattgctcaaaaataataatgaattaaaatcaatgttgttatgagttattgacctttttaaggctccaattattatataatctcaaatagtccactttaaaaattttattgggtgaaaatattccatattttgtgttttttttttgacaaaaagggcatacaacttaaatcttaaaacactttatattgacagatagacctagtgttgatctagagatttaaaccttgaataatactaaaaataatactgctaaataatgacacaattttaatattttttttaccaaaaccctttggcctgagtggaggccttaatgtatattttttatacatacagtatattgtattgtttttttaaaaataaaaaatatcaaaatggcccccgcttgctttgattttccagtgtgcggccctcagtgaaaaaagtttggacacccctggtgtacatatatacttacagcgtgtaagtaTTTAGTGTTTAGAGTGctgtataggcggaatagagtaaCTCCTAATGGCCCaactgttagctgacttttactaaTATTTATTTGTAGACTTTTCTTCAGCTTTTAACACAATCCAGCCGCATATCCTGATTAGCAGGTTGACTGAGCACTTTAACCTGACTAATAACTTGACGGGCTGGATCCTTAACTTTTTAACGAACAAAACACAGGAAGTCAGGGTCAATGATACTTTTGTCTGTCAGGAAAGGTACGTCTCCCCTgttatttattttgtacacaGACATGTGTCGGAGTAAATATGACGACagaacaataatcaaatatgctGACGATTCAGTAATTGTTAGTTTGCTAAATGGAGCCAccctctacaacaggggtcaccaacctttttgaaagcaagagctacttcttgggtagtgattaatgcgaagggctaccagtttgatacacacttaaataaattgccagaaatagccaatttgctcaatttacctttaactctatgttattattaataattaatgatattcacacttaattgaacggtttaaaagaggagaaaacacgaaaaaaaaatgacaattaaattttgaaacatagtttatcttcaatttcgactctttaaatattcaaaattcaaccgaaaaaaagaagagaaaaactacctaatttgaatctttttgaaaaaataaaaaaaataatttatggaacatcattaggaatttttcctgattaagattaattttagaattttgatgacatgttttaaataggttaaaatccaatctacactttgttagaatatataacaaattggaccaagctatatttctaacaaagacaaatcattatttcttctagatttttcagaacaaaaatgttaaaagaaattcaaaagactttgaaataagattcaaatttgattctacagattttctagatttgccagaataatttttttgaattttaatcataataagtttgaagaaatatttcacaaatattcttcgtcgaaaaaacagaagctaaaattaagaattaaatgaaaatgtatttattattctttacaataaaaaaataaaaaaaatacttgaaaattgatttaaattgtcaggaaagaagaggaaggaatttaaaaggtaaaaatgtatatgtgtttaaaaatcctaaaatcatttttaaggttgtatttttttctctaaaattgtctttctgaaagttataagaagcaaagtaaaaaaaataatgaatttatttaaacaagtaaagaccaagtctttaaaatattttcttggattttcaaatcctatttgagttttgtctctcttagaattaaaaatgtcgggcaaagtgagaccagcttgctagtaaataaatacaatttaaaaaatagaggcagctcactggtaagtgctgctatttcagttatttttagaataggccagcgggctactcatctggtccttacgggctacctggtgcccgcgggcaccgcgttagtgacccctgctctacaacaACCAGGTAGCGAGGATAGCTTCCTCCATTTTACCGGTGTATGTCACTACATACACAGCCATTTTCAGCTTCTCCCATCCGGACGGAGGTTTTTAGTCCCAAGAGGCAAAACAAAACTGTACAGATGTAGTTTTGTCCCAGCTGCCATCACAGAACTAAATAAGCTGTAGTACCTATttttcagtgacgtgcggtgaggttcatggctggtgaggcactgacttcatcacagtcagatttacaaacatgtgaaccctaaagagtatcttattcaccatttgattggcagcagttaacgggttatgtttaaaagctcataccaacattcttccctgcttggcactcagcatcaagggttggaattgggggttaaatcaccaaaaatgattcccgggcgcggtgccgctgctgcccactgctcccctcacctcacagagGGTgggcaaggggatgggtcaaatgcagaggacaaatttcaccacacctagtgtgtgacaatcattggtactttaacttaactttaactttacacatacaaactgtagcacacaaaaaagcacatttaattaaaaaaacgttattatggtcttacctttacttataaatgaagtccatgcgccgctccttttgaacaaaagcatcgataacttgtttatagaagtcttccttatctttcttcagttttaaaagtctctctgtctcgatggagatcttcctttaattattacctcctgcttcgattgaaagtccagtttagaaaactgttttattttagatatgtaatcctccatgttaaaaggccaggcgagaggaaaaaataaacgatcgctgctaactgttgctgcttgttgtcacttcttctgcagccgagtagtcgcaagaatgatctctgggatcactagcgccctctcccaccaggaggcgggattactgcgagcctcacccagtgcgtcttcgcagccgttttatgattgctcagcacaagaaatacgttacacacgtacagttgttgacaaaatacactgtacattatatacctcagctaactaaactatggaaatgtataatataattcatataaagcaatacggtctcactgcacagcaggccagcagttagccgagtcattgcgcaatccatggtgaggctcaactggctggtgactcaccgcaagtctcttctcagtatttgaccggcaaatgtgaaaattcagcgattttgaatacaaaataatctaaaactggtgaagttaaatggaaaataactttatagtataatcacatataacaatttaattaattttttttctttttacattttttttctttccatgatggcacgtgaggccccgcctcacctgcctcccctgactgcacgtcactgatattttTGCAgtggcgtttcccacctaggccttcagtgatgcccgacttcaatgattacctctcaaaataccaaaattgatgtcaccacatgaccactgctggagaaatactatacagaaacacattaacGCACTACTGtccattgaatcacatcaacattgtacaaaatgggttattttccggcgcatttaaaaatcaataaacccgcatcagcaattaagacATATCTTATGtgttactgtcaaaattaaaactgcaaaaaacattaaacgtgaaaaaataaatctcacaagatgtagtttctctttgaatatctttcttgaaaatggctttgcaattatatgtgttgtcttgtctaatcataaaagatgcagacgaggcgtgttggctgacttcttaaagtttactccaggCATGGCTACattcaacctaaacggggctactgcgcatgctcttcgctactgtggcatgctgggtaatggagttcttatgttacctagctcctAACGTCACAATatactgttgcgtcgaccagcattcctccaatggggaattcaaattgctagtctctcccagattctttttatggcaataagctgatgtttatattcaatcaacaggcagcagttggtattttgtggtttattctccaagcttagaggacaaacgtgagaccaatccagcacaccagcgttccccagcccggtccagatcggtctagctcggtcttccCTCAAAcccccgtgatcttccctctgtccctcgcccccactccctttgtttagactactccgagttatctctactctgacacattccaatctagaaggccaacaccttactatgagactcaaaagaaggaagaatactagctattctttatatgactataggagtttagaaagaagtaacacttaaatatggatatgattctgatctgcttccaacaatacCTGTACGTGTAAAGAGGCGTCTTACttcggcttttaaaaaaaaagagagccTTTTCAAGTTGCAACCACTGTTTGAACATTGACGATGTCGTTCACAATAACacgagcagatgagatgtgttgtgggtgtatggattgttcttgttgGCTTTAGCTTCGTAGTTAGGTCGTtgtttcaagtggccgtctcTACATTGTTTAGTTTAGGGCAGAGCAACTGAGTATGTCGGGGAGAAATGAGCGGTCTGGGACACATTCTTTTCCCAAACTGATGTTTCTTCTCACAACAacaacatttcacttacattGTTGTCAATTTCCCTAATATTTTGCGTTTAACTGCGGGTTCTGTTTTATTGGCCAGTTATCCTCAATCTGTTTCACCGTCacaagctcaggaatttgcatgcacgttgcgcGACCCGTTAATCGTTTTTTCCGATTATTCTATTTCCATAATCGAAATTGGAACACAAAATTTAATTAATTGTCCAATCAGAGTATATGGCTGATTTGCTgcatcaaaaactaaacaaaagtgCTAATAACAGCTATTATAGATGCGgatataattttgaaaccgataatttctgatattacattttaaagcatttatcggccgatattatcgtaaATCTCTTAATTTTTAATGATTCTGAATtagaaaaaatgtaaaatactCAAGCCAAATGCGATCGTAAAAACTAGGGGTGGGGCGGaactattttgcgtcctcttctactgatgttttcctcaagatgctctggtgtctatggaagatgatcctttttatatttatttttgttcataatgttaaccatatcagttttgaagtaattgtggattaagtgatgaaagtaattgttttaTATGGCTTTATTTACACTGTCTTTGAGAGGAAATGGGcttcagttctgtagatgacatcaCACCAAGAGTCTCGCAATGGAAAGCgagcgttccaagtacagttagttctCTAAGAATGAATGATATTATGGGAGATGAGATACATTTTAAGGAGCACAATTACATAAAGAGAACTTGTTAGTGGACCCTATGGAGCCTTTAATTTGATGTCATTTCTTTCCTCCAAGGCCAAGGGATCTTCTGCATCGACGTAAAACTCTGCCGAGGTCTGGTGTCTGCCCACGAGCAAAAGTGGCACATTCAAGTGAAGGAGAAGGAGCAGAACTTCACCAACACCTGCATTGAGCAGATTGAGGACCCCCTCAAAGCTATCATGGTATATACAAAATACGGCTGAAATGTTCAAAGGTCAAACGGAGCCCACTTGAGTCTGAGGTCCAACCAATTGTCCAGCAAAAGGTTTCCATGCAAACTTGAGCCGGGTCAAGAGAATCACCCTGACAATTTATATGGAAATTCCCAACACTTGTCCGGTGCGGGGGCTTCCGAAACTTCCCGAGTGGCCGCTCTTCATTTGAAAGGCGGCAATTATGTCCATGAAAGCATGCAGGTGCCTAAAAACACAGCTGGCTCCTCGTGCGACCCGGTTGCTCCTTCACTCCCATCCGTGGAGAGGTTGGCTTCAGACGCAAGCGGCGCTATTCAAAATGTTTAAACGAGGCGCTTTAAACGAGTTCACACCAAGTGAATCTAATCGCCTGTGCAGATTGTGGAAGCTATAGAAGTGTCCAAAATAGGATTGTTCCACATAAATATCTTGTAACAACAATGTCAATTAATCATAAATACAAGGAAATTACTTTTCTTATATTTTATTATCGAATCATAGcagccaaactttttccactcatgACTGCACACTGAAAATAATAAAGCAtgcagggccattttgatattttaattttcaaaaaccaatccaatatatagatttttttaaatagcatttAAGGTTTGGTCTTGGGGACTAGCAAGgttaatgttaaaaataagtcatatataatttttttattattcaacgctaaaatctctagatcaacttctggtttatctgttgatataaagttaaaaaaaatatattttgaatgccctttttgtcaaaggaaacccagttttttatggcaaaaattaAATGTGCAATATTTCCTCCTCCCAAAAATTTCtaattacaatatttaatgtgaagtaataaatattttttgagcaatgactgttaaaaatttttttttttaaaatcccacTTCAATtattggggatctaaaagggccCCCCACTcacaagtgttaaaaataagtcatacatttttattgttttttaacatttaagtttttagatcaacttcagatctggcGATTTtgagtttatattttatttttgtgtttgtttcatgccctttttgtcaaagaaaactttttctTTATTGCagtcacaaaatgtgcaatatttcccccccaaaatattttaaattgcaatatttgatgtgaagtaattagagccttgaataagtcaataattcataacattgattttgattaattaattaatattgtttgagcaatgacagctttaaagaaaaaaacagcctgcatggcagctttgtgttattagtcaacattgtgactttgttttttacatttcacctgtttgctctttccttctacttttttagttttttgtaatattatttttagaatgtgctgcgggccgtaaatggcccccgggccactcTTTGGACAACACCCTTGATATAGAGGATATTTTTCAAGTGTTTTTACAGTAGATCCTGGAAAAACAACAGTGCTCCCATCATGTAAATGATCTTTGACATGCTTTTATTACTTTTACGTTTTAATTCAGGCTCACAGAGTAAACTATCGTTTATTGTTAATTGCTTCCAGGTCTGACTGGTAAATCAATTTCCACAGTCTGGTTCAACTTCTGGTTcatctgttgatataaagtaaaaaaatatatattaaatgccctttttgtcaaaggaaacccagttttttatggcaaaaattaAATGTGCAATATTTCCTCCTCCCAAAAATTTATAATtacaatatttcatgtgaagtaattaatattttttgagcaatgactgtttaaaaaaataaaaaaaaaaaaaaaatcctacttcaattattggggatctaaaagggccccactcacaagtgttagaaataagtcatacatttttattttttaacatttaagtttttagatcaacttcagatctgtcgattttgagtttttattttatatttctgttTGGTTCATGCCCtttattgcaaacacaaaatgtgcaatattcccccaaaaagtcatacatttttattttttaacatttaagtttttagatcaacttcagatctgtcgattttgagtttttattttatttttgtgtttgtttcatgccctttattgcaaacacaaaatgtgcaatattccccccaaaaaaatattttaaattgcaatatttgatgtgaagtaattagagctttgaataggtcaataatttataacattaattttgattaattaatATTGTTTGAGCAATTGcgacttatttttttacatttcacctgtttgcgctTTCAttctactttttaaattttttgtaatattatttttagaatgtgctgcgggccgtaaatggcccccgggccactcTTTGGACAACACCCTTGATATAAAGGATATTTTTCAAGTGTTTTTACAGTAGATCCTGGAAAAACAACAGTGCTCCCatcatgtaaaggatctttgacatgctTTTATTACTTTTACGTTTAAATTCAGGCTCACAGAGTAAACTATCGTTTATTGTTAATTGCTTCCAGGTCTGACTGGTAAATCAATTTCCACAGTCTGGTTCAACTTCTGGTTcatctgttgatataaagtaaaaaaatatattttaaatgccctttttgtcaaaggaaacccagttttttatggcaaaaattaAATGTGCAATATTTCCTCCTCCCAAAAATTTATAATtacaatatttcatgtgaagtaattaatattttttgagcaatgactgtttaaaaaaataaaaataaaaaaaaaatcctacttcaattattggggatctaaaagggccccactcacaagtgttaaaaataagtcatacatttttattttttaacatttaagtttttagatcaacttcagatctgtcgattttgagtttttattttatatttgtgtttggtTCATGCCCtttattgcaaacacaaaatgtgcaatattcccccaaaaagtcatacatttttattttttaacatttaagtttttagatcaacttcagatctgtcgattttgagtttttattttatttttgtgtttgtttcatgccctttattgcaaacacaaaatgtgcaatattccccccaaaaaaatattttaaattgcaatatttgatgtgaagtaattagagctttgaataggtcaataatttataacattaattttgattaattaatATTGTTTGAGCAATTGcgacttatttttttacatttcacctgtttgcgctTTCAttctactttttaaattttttgtaatattatttttagaatgtgctgcgggccgtaaatggcccccgggccactcTTTGGACAACACCCTTGATATAAAGGATATTTTTCAAGTGTTTTTACAGTAGATCCTGGAAAAACAACAGTGCTCCCatcatgtaaaggatctttgacatgctTTTATTACTTTTACATTTAAATTCAGGCTCACAGAGTAAACTATCGTTTATTGTTAATTGCTTTCAGGTCTGACTGTGGTAAATCAATTTCTACACGaaaataattattcattataaatataatattttcatagctagagcacaAACAAAATTGTTTATGACCTCCTAAACAGGGGTTTTAATATTATGAAAGCCCTctacatatgaaataacacccaatccaattaaatgaaataatgctgcctgagccaatcagtggtcacgatactgaacagcattGCCCTGATTGGTATGGTtttatctagtggccaatactactttagtattgatatttttactaCAGTTAGCCATTTTACGGTGTGAAAATGCTTAGTTGTGGTTTTAATattgaggatcttggactagcttAATGATGTAATTTAGCTCAATTGTAATTACTTCCTGCTACCGTCTTTTCCTTCCAGACCAAGACGTCTCACCTCTGTGCCCATTTGAGGAGGAGCGGCGTGTCTGTGCGCCAGAGCGCCTTCTTCCACAAAGTCGTCTTTCTCTCGCCCGAGTGCGAGCTGGACGAGGGGCTGCGGGAGAGGCGAGAGCTGGTGTCCCATAGCCAGATAGACGACTTCCTGCGGTCTTTCAGGGAGGGCTACGTGGCCTGGATGTCAGATGCCGTGACCCCCTCCTGGCTGTCTGGTGAGAGGAAGACACCTGTCCTCAATGAAACGATGATGGTCATGAGGGTGTGGCTCACCTGCTGTTTGGTCCTGCAGGTCACCTGTCCTACAGGCAGATGGATTCGGTGCGGCAGGTCCTGAAGAGGTCCGGCACCTGGGATCTGATGTGGCTTCACAACGGCGAGCAGCTGAAAGGCGACTACCACAGTTGCCAGTACATCGCGCTGGACCGCCAGGAGACGGGGACTCTGGAGTTCTCCAGGCTCAAGACACTGTGGGCCCTGTTAGGCCACGCCCCTCAGGTTGGTCCCTTGTTAAGGTTCTATAGTTGTTGAGGCAGTGATTGCATGGAAGGAGCACATACCACTACACTACCAGCAGTACCCCtacactactagtagtagtaccacTACACTACCAGCAGTACCCCtacactactagtagtagtaccacTACACTACC includes the following:
- the si:zfos-911d5.4 gene encoding uncharacterized protein si:zfos-911d5.4, with the protein product MPLFGSLLTQFHVSSVGALEKTQKTLQQTPPDFLQHVRKLTGLRQDDVYCNLRVPDQFQAGKDDINVVILTGQGIFCIDVKLCRGLVSAHEQKWHIQVKEKEQNFTNTCIEQIEDPLKAIMTKTSHLCAHLRRSGVSVRQSAFFHKVVFLSPECELDEGLRERRELVSHSQIDDFLRSFREGYVAWMSDAVTPSWLSGHLSYRQMDSVRQVLKRSGTWDLMWLHNGEQLKGDYHSCQYIALDRQETGTLEFSRLKTLWALLGHAPQVTVKMYKRGSSGGWLGKSPSASATIPSDTAVIFRVSGEEAEAKIPAYTIHSITLSV